Proteins from a single region of Companilactobacillus farciminis KCTC 3681 = DSM 20184:
- a CDS encoding MerR family transcriptional regulator — protein sequence MPVKIDKKYRIGDFSEIVGLNSPTLRYYEKEGLIRPHRNESGIRYYTEQDVRWVNFLLHLKSTGMSIDQLKRYVQLRAQGDSTINQRIELLEEVRRNFEVEYQRLQDGWTILNDKLDWYKGKQGGHIEDSESFSEYLKNLNHEYLEDR from the coding sequence ATGCCAGTAAAAATTGATAAAAAATACCGTATCGGTGATTTTTCTGAGATAGTCGGCTTAAACAGCCCCACGCTACGCTATTATGAAAAAGAAGGACTGATTAGACCACATCGAAATGAAAGTGGTATCCGTTATTACACTGAACAAGACGTCCGTTGGGTCAATTTCTTATTGCATCTCAAGAGTACCGGAATGTCGATTGATCAATTAAAGCGTTATGTTCAATTGCGTGCTCAAGGCGACTCGACTATCAACCAACGAATCGAATTATTAGAAGAAGTTCGTCGCAATTTTGAAGTTGAATATCAAAGACTTCAAGATGGCTGGACGATTTTAAATGACAAGCTAGATTGGTACAAAGGTAAACAAGGCGGACACATTGAAGATAGTGAAAGTTTTTCTGAGTATTTGAAGAATTTGAATCACGAGTATTTGGAAGATAGATAG
- a CDS encoding carboxymuconolactone decarboxylase family protein has product MAEKQTAGRDNLGEFAPQFAALNDDVLFGEVWSKENELSAHDRSMITIASIISAGNMEQLDAHLKIGKKHGITKDEIVAEITHLSFYAGWPKAWSAFNRAKEIWKED; this is encoded by the coding sequence ATGGCAGAAAAACAAACAGCAGGTCGCGATAATTTGGGAGAATTTGCTCCTCAATTTGCAGCCTTAAATGATGACGTACTATTTGGCGAAGTTTGGAGTAAGGAAAATGAACTTTCAGCTCACGACCGTTCAATGATTACTATCGCTAGTATCATTTCAGCAGGAAACATGGAACAATTAGATGCTCATTTAAAAATTGGTAAGAAGCATGGTATCACTAAAGATGAAATCGTAGCGGAAATCACACATTTATCATTTTATGCAGGTTGGCCTAAGGCTTGGAGTGCTTTCAATCGTGCAAAAGAAATTTGGAAGGAAGATTAA
- a CDS encoding cupin domain-containing protein has translation MAKNEELKNGGVFPVGDKNVDYAKYFIGQSYLDSLVKPEDNIDFGISNVTFEPGCRNDWHIHHDGFQILLVTGGEGWYQEWGKDAQLLKQGDVVVIKEGVKHWHGATKDSWFSHVAITKGNSEWLEKVTDEEYDKL, from the coding sequence ATGGCTAAAAACGAAGAATTAAAAAATGGTGGAGTTTTCCCCGTCGGAGATAAGAACGTTGATTACGCAAAGTATTTTATTGGACAAAGTTATTTAGATAGTTTGGTAAAACCTGAAGATAACATTGATTTTGGAATCAGTAATGTTACTTTTGAACCAGGCTGTCGTAATGACTGGCACATTCACCACGATGGTTTCCAAATCCTTTTGGTTACTGGTGGCGAAGGCTGGTATCAAGAATGGGGCAAAGATGCTCAATTATTGAAACAAGGCGACGTTGTCGTTATCAAAGAAGGCGTTAAACACTGGCATGGTGCAACTAAAGATAGCTGGTTCAGCCACGTTGCTATTACTAAAGGTAATTCTGAATGGCTTGAAAAAGTTACTGATGAAGAATATGACAAATTATAA
- a CDS encoding carboxymuconolactone decarboxylase family protein → MDQDYKTILKRFKDEVTSENPLSKAEQELTIISALTVLQANDDLKEHFSIALNTVSVDLIREVVYQLSPAVGSSKVKNALRILNTVTKKDGQHFAIPEDAYKAGLEFQEPLYGNEIKDLMADLPANAGKLLPEWLTKNFFGDYYTRGALPVKDRERYLLAALITMNVDFQIKAHALGSLRAGNTESELIWTALTLLPYIGFPLVINSVQKIHQANE, encoded by the coding sequence ATGGATCAAGATTATAAAACAATCCTGAAGAGATTCAAAGATGAGGTAACGAGTGAAAATCCACTTTCAAAAGCAGAACAAGAATTGACTATTATCAGTGCCTTAACTGTTCTGCAAGCTAACGATGATTTGAAAGAACATTTCTCAATTGCTTTGAACACAGTATCGGTTGATTTAATTCGTGAAGTAGTTTATCAATTAAGTCCAGCTGTTGGTTCAAGCAAAGTTAAAAATGCTTTGAGGATTCTAAATACAGTAACCAAAAAAGATGGGCAACATTTTGCAATTCCAGAGGATGCTTATAAAGCTGGATTAGAATTTCAAGAGCCACTTTATGGCAATGAAATTAAAGACTTGATGGCAGATTTACCAGCTAATGCCGGAAAATTGTTGCCAGAATGGCTGACTAAGAATTTCTTTGGCGATTATTACACTAGAGGTGCTTTGCCAGTCAAAGATCGTGAAAGATATTTATTGGCAGCTTTGATTACAATGAATGTCGATTTTCAAATTAAAGCTCACGCCTTAGGTAGTTTAAGGGCAGGAAATACTGAATCAGAATTGATTTGGACAGCCTTAACATTGTTGCCTTATATTGGTTTTCCACTAGTAATTAATTCAGTGCAGAAGATTCATCAAGCAAATGAATAA
- a CDS encoding ABC transporter ATP-binding protein, with the protein MSTILTNVSKSYDSDKTVLNDVTAEIQTGEFFVIVGPSGCGKSTLLRMIAGLTSISEGEIHIDGQMVNDLPPKDRNLTMVFQSYALFPFLSVWDNVAFGLKARKNTSQAEIEERVNEALKMVNLEELKDRKPRELSGGQRQRVALARAVASDAKICLMDEPLSNLDAQLRIKMRQEIYALQRKLGLTLIYVTHDQVEAMTMADHIMVLHNSQVQQIGTPTEIYKHPANEFVASFFGVPPINIMPAVKINDQTIKVNGDFEMSIDQQVPESDFQVGIRPNEMMLEKVDELTANATVKSVEFLGDEKIVYAKMAHNNVEIAAVVASDAEFKAYDTILVSAADKALLFNHEGVNITQMEAVVNA; encoded by the coding sequence ATGTCGACAATTTTGACAAATGTTTCTAAGTCTTATGATTCGGATAAAACAGTTCTAAATGATGTAACTGCTGAGATCCAAACAGGGGAATTTTTCGTAATCGTTGGTCCATCAGGTTGTGGAAAAAGTACTTTATTGCGAATGATTGCAGGATTAACTTCTATCAGTGAAGGTGAAATCCATATTGACGGTCAAATGGTCAATGATTTACCACCAAAAGATCGTAATTTAACAATGGTTTTCCAAAGTTATGCATTATTCCCATTCTTAAGTGTTTGGGATAATGTGGCCTTTGGTTTAAAGGCACGCAAAAATACTTCACAAGCAGAAATTGAAGAACGTGTTAATGAAGCTTTGAAGATGGTTAACTTAGAAGAATTGAAAGACCGCAAACCACGTGAATTATCAGGTGGTCAGAGACAACGTGTGGCTTTAGCTCGAGCAGTTGCTAGTGATGCCAAGATTTGTCTAATGGATGAACCTCTTTCTAATTTGGACGCTCAATTGAGAATCAAGATGCGCCAAGAAATTTATGCATTGCAAAGAAAATTGGGTCTAACTTTAATCTATGTTACCCATGATCAAGTTGAAGCAATGACTATGGCTGATCACATTATGGTATTGCATAATTCTCAAGTTCAACAAATTGGTACGCCAACTGAGATTTATAAACATCCAGCTAATGAATTCGTAGCCAGTTTCTTCGGAGTGCCACCAATCAATATAATGCCTGCTGTTAAAATCAATGATCAAACTATCAAAGTTAATGGTGACTTTGAAATGTCCATTGATCAACAAGTTCCCGAAAGTGACTTCCAAGTTGGAATTAGACCAAACGAAATGATGCTTGAAAAAGTCGATGAATTGACAGCTAACGCTACCGTCAAAAGTGTTGAATTTTTGGGTGATGAAAAAATTGTTTATGCCAAAATGGCTCACAATAATGTTGAAATTGCGGCAGTTGTTGCCAGTGACGCTGAATTCAAAGCGTATGATACGATTCTAGTTTCAGCTGCTGACAAGGCATTATTGTTTAATCATGAAGGGGTCAACATTACGCAAATGGAGGCCGTAGTCAATGCTTAA
- a CDS encoding carbohydrate ABC transporter permease, with protein MLKTSTTDVVPEKNVKAKQRHGFRLNAKDKYFASIFLGPSILILGLFVFYPMFKTLYISMFLTNTLGKTTVYVGFQNYAKLITSPDFISSMWVTFVYVLAVTVLTIALGLLLANLASQKLPGIGIFRTLYSVTMGVSVAVAAIFWLFIFNPSTGFFALLSNWLNLPVVNWLTSPTNAMWAVIITTVWMHLGFTFLILLGAIESVPSTLYEAADVEGASSRYQFFHITIPMISPTLFFVSTITIIDAFKSFGLIDLITKGGPTNATNMLVYRIYKDAFYSGNYAKSSAEAIILTVIIAFFTLLQFKFLEKKVNY; from the coding sequence ATGCTTAAAACTTCTACGACTGATGTTGTTCCAGAAAAAAATGTTAAAGCAAAGCAACGTCACGGTTTTCGTTTAAATGCTAAAGATAAATATTTTGCTTCAATCTTTTTAGGACCATCGATTTTGATTTTGGGATTGTTTGTTTTCTATCCAATGTTTAAAACGCTCTACATCAGTATGTTTTTGACTAATACGTTAGGTAAAACGACAGTTTACGTCGGTTTTCAAAATTATGCCAAACTGATTACTTCACCGGATTTCATTTCTAGTATGTGGGTCACCTTTGTCTATGTGTTAGCAGTGACAGTTTTGACGATTGCCTTAGGATTATTATTGGCTAATTTGGCTAGTCAAAAATTACCTGGTATCGGTATTTTTAGAACGCTTTACTCTGTAACAATGGGTGTTTCCGTAGCTGTAGCTGCGATATTCTGGCTATTCATCTTTAATCCTTCAACCGGATTCTTTGCTTTATTGAGTAATTGGTTGAACTTGCCAGTAGTCAATTGGTTAACTAGTCCTACTAATGCCATGTGGGCGGTTATCATCACAACAGTTTGGATGCACCTTGGATTTACGTTCTTAATCTTGTTGGGAGCCATTGAATCAGTACCTAGTACTTTGTATGAAGCGGCTGATGTTGAGGGAGCATCTTCCAGATATCAATTTTTCCACATTACTATTCCGATGATTTCACCAACTCTATTCTTTGTTTCAACAATTACAATTATTGATGCATTCAAGAGTTTTGGTTTGATTGATTTGATCACTAAAGGTGGTCCTACTAATGCCACGAACATGTTAGTTTATAGAATTTACAAAGACGCCTTTTACAGTGGAAATTACGCTAAATCTAGTGCGGAAGCAATCATCTTAACGGTTATCATTGCTTTCTTCACCTTATTGCAATTCAAATTTTTAGAGAAAAAGGTGAACTACTAA